One window of Phalacrocorax carbo chromosome 1, bPhaCar2.1, whole genome shotgun sequence genomic DNA carries:
- the LOC135311474 gene encoding thyroid hormone-inducible hepatic protein-like, producing MEQYFSATQKMEQEVMFPSLLRGVFPEQDGAAPATGSRTDLYERYQLLKAIKPMVEKGLACVTDQSPTSAHADTETCSDHHGAMDAQLEERLSHHLAGLQQVLTHLTRDTNALTRRYSQILEQITPSEGQPSW from the coding sequence ATGGAGCAGTACTTCTCGGCCACCCAGAAGATGGAGCAGGAGGTGATGTTCCCCAGCCTGCTCCGAGGGGTCTTCCCAGAGCAGgacggggcagccccggccacGGGCAGCCGCACAGACCTCTACGAGCGCTACCAGCTCCTCAAGGCCATCAAGCCCATGGTGGAGAAAGGCCTGGCCTGTGTCACTGACCAGAGCCCGACCAGCGCCCATGCTGACACGGAGACGTGCTCGGACCACCACGGTGCCATGGATGCCCAGCTGGAGGAGCGCCTGTCCCACCACCTGGCTGGCTTGCAGCAGGTCCTCACCCACCTCACCAGGGACACCAACGCCCTCACCCGGAGGTACAGCCAGATCCTGGAGCAGATCACCCCCAGCGAGGGACAGCCCAGCTGGTGA